In one window of Bacteriovorax sp. BAL6_X DNA:
- a CDS encoding alkaline phosphatase — protein sequence MKKLFKKFSLVSLVIFSSFAQTPKNIIIMIGDGMGPAYTTAYRNYVDRETLFDKLIVGSSITKASDSFITDSAAGATAYSTGEKSYNGAISVDTNKKNLKVLFEYAKDKGMQTGVVVTSEVYHATPACFYATALSRNDHEDIVKDLVFNQSFKRPIVDLIAGGGREVITKKYVNKLKGYHYLETLADFEKNNKLPVIALFDEGQMDFEINTDDKRLTKMTGKSLQLMNQNAKDGFILMIEASHIDKCGHLNDIACAMREMADFEGSLKLVHEFVKKSKNTLMVVTADHSTGGLSIGHGKSKKWLPENFRKIDTLLKDIAEDVFKKKLTRKLFKSYSIDFDSDDIKYLEKAQVEGEKEFYKSFARRVSAKSYTGWTTWSHNGVDVEVFADGPAKELFIGKKQNNEIGRILIDLLKKPLK from the coding sequence ATGAAAAAACTATTTAAGAAATTCTCACTTGTATCATTAGTTATCTTTTCTTCTTTTGCACAAACGCCGAAGAATATCATAATCATGATTGGAGATGGTATGGGGCCAGCTTATACAACGGCCTACCGTAACTATGTTGATCGAGAAACTCTCTTTGATAAGTTAATTGTGGGCTCATCTATTACAAAGGCCAGTGATAGCTTTATCACTGATAGCGCTGCAGGTGCCACCGCATATTCAACTGGTGAAAAATCTTATAATGGTGCAATTTCAGTCGATACAAATAAAAAGAATCTCAAGGTCCTCTTTGAGTATGCTAAAGACAAGGGCATGCAGACTGGTGTTGTGGTGACCTCTGAAGTTTATCACGCAACTCCTGCATGCTTTTATGCAACAGCTTTAAGTCGCAACGATCACGAAGATATCGTTAAAGATCTCGTTTTCAATCAAAGCTTTAAGCGTCCAATTGTTGACCTTATCGCAGGTGGGGGACGAGAGGTTATTACTAAGAAGTATGTAAATAAGCTAAAAGGTTATCACTATCTTGAAACATTAGCGGATTTTGAGAAAAATAATAAGTTACCAGTTATTGCTCTTTTTGATGAAGGGCAAATGGACTTTGAAATTAATACTGATGATAAAAGACTAACAAAAATGACAGGGAAGTCTCTGCAGCTGATGAATCAGAATGCCAAGGATGGCTTTATTCTAATGATTGAAGCAAGTCATATTGATAAGTGCGGGCACTTAAATGATATTGCATGTGCGATGAGAGAGATGGCAGATTTTGAAGGGTCTCTAAAACTTGTTCATGAATTTGTAAAAAAATCAAAGAACACGTTAATGGTAGTAACGGCAGATCACTCAACAGGTGGGCTTTCAATTGGACATGGTAAGTCTAAGAAGTGGTTACCTGAAAACTTCAGAAAAATTGATACTCTTTTAAAAGATATCGCTGAGGATGTTTTTAAGAAGAAGCTAACGCGAAAGTTATTCAAGTCTTATTCAATAGACTTTGACAGTGATGATATTAAGTATTTAGAAAAGGCCCAAGTAGAAGGTGAGAAAGAATTTTACAAGTCTTTCGCGAGAAGAGTGTCTGCCAAAAGTTACACGGGTTGGACAACTTGGAGTCATAACGGCGTTGATGTCGAAGTTTTTGCTGATGGGCCGGCCAAAGAGCTGTTTATTGGTAAGAAACAGAATAATGAAATTGGCCGTATTCTTATTGATCTTCTAAAGAAACCACTAAAATGA
- a CDS encoding 2Fe-2S iron-sulfur cluster-binding protein — protein MHRVSLIENEEQVTEFRIEEGQTIFDAIQDQGLTLPHGCLSGSCGSCRIQIIEGSDNLQRPGIIEENTIEAIAPEHTEVAQGHIRLACRAKVTGDIKFSILK, from the coding sequence ATGCACAGAGTGTCACTAATTGAAAATGAAGAGCAAGTAACTGAATTTAGGATTGAAGAAGGACAGACTATTTTTGACGCAATCCAAGATCAGGGCCTAACTTTACCCCACGGATGCCTAAGTGGGTCATGTGGTTCGTGTCGTATACAAATAATTGAAGGTAGCGATAACTTGCAAAGGCCCGGAATTATCGAAGAAAATACGATAGAGGCCATTGCGCCAGAGCATACAGAGGTCGCGCAAGGGCATATCCGTCTTGCATGCCGTGCAAAAGTCACAGGTGATATTAAATTTTCGATTCTAAAATAA
- a CDS encoding hemolysin family protein produces MTDVSSLEIVLLLICFIGSGFFSGSEAVLLSIPHDRASQLIQEGGAKGRAIAFMIDRPSEILTTILVGNNVVNIFASSLTTVLATRLFADDAIGIAVGATTFVILIFGEIIPKTFARTHAESLSLFVIRVLQIFYYLLYPVIKIMVWLIHTVLGENAQLTGRIVTKDDLEFMIQKAEKENTIDHKQIDLFNSILEFPKIKVKDIMIPRKEIKSIQVSSTYKEVISEIEESIHSRYPVVDGEIDNIEGFLHVKELAFLKRAERDNFTMVNHLRDPFFVYEHMKIQAVFDHMNRKKVHMALVKDENGLIVGIITLEDIIEEILGEIQDEHDDDIDEITKDYQESDLIEGADIDGATNLRDLDHDYDIKIPLNDNYSTLAGFLLDMLGNNFPEAGQIIIWEGYSFELTEVFDYEIKQVKIKDVDGEKHFFSKKEAKEATETSDDLLEVPVK; encoded by the coding sequence ATGACTGATGTAAGCAGCCTTGAGATTGTCCTATTGTTAATCTGCTTTATCGGCTCGGGATTTTTCTCTGGTTCAGAAGCTGTCTTACTTTCGATTCCTCACGATCGTGCTAGCCAACTAATTCAAGAAGGTGGTGCAAAGGGAAGAGCAATTGCTTTCATGATTGATCGCCCAAGTGAGATTCTAACAACTATTCTCGTTGGAAATAACGTCGTCAATATTTTCGCCTCATCTTTAACGACAGTTCTTGCAACCCGTTTGTTTGCGGATGATGCAATTGGAATTGCTGTTGGTGCGACAACGTTTGTTATTCTAATTTTTGGTGAGATTATTCCTAAGACATTTGCAAGAACGCACGCAGAAAGTTTATCCCTTTTTGTTATTCGTGTTCTCCAAATCTTCTACTATTTACTTTACCCTGTTATTAAAATTATGGTTTGGCTTATCCACACAGTTCTTGGTGAGAATGCACAACTGACGGGAAGAATTGTAACGAAGGATGACCTTGAGTTTATGATTCAAAAAGCAGAGAAAGAAAATACAATTGATCACAAGCAAATCGATCTCTTTAACTCGATTCTAGAATTTCCTAAGATTAAAGTTAAAGATATTATGATCCCACGTAAAGAGATCAAGTCTATTCAAGTTAGTAGTACATATAAAGAAGTTATCAGTGAGATTGAAGAGTCAATTCACTCTCGTTACCCAGTTGTTGATGGTGAAATTGATAATATCGAGGGCTTTCTTCACGTTAAGGAACTTGCATTCTTAAAAAGGGCCGAACGCGATAATTTCACGATGGTAAATCACTTAAGAGATCCATTCTTTGTTTATGAACATATGAAGATTCAAGCAGTTTTCGATCATATGAATCGTAAGAAAGTTCACATGGCCCTTGTAAAAGATGAGAATGGTTTAATCGTTGGTATTATAACTCTTGAAGATATTATCGAAGAAATTCTTGGAGAGATTCAAGATGAGCACGATGATGATATTGATGAGATTACTAAGGACTATCAGGAAAGTGACCTAATTGAAGGTGCGGATATTGATGGTGCGACGAATTTAAGAGACCTTGATCACGACTATGATATTAAGATTCCTCTTAACGATAATTACTCAACTCTTGCAGGTTTCTTACTTGATATGCTTGGAAATAACTTTCCTGAAGCAGGTCAGATTATTATTTGGGAAGGTTATAGCTTTGAGCTTACAGAGGTCTTTGACTACGAGATTAAGCAAGTTAAGATTAAAGATGTTGATGGGGAAAAGCACTTTTTCTCAAAGAAAGAGGCCAAAGAGGCCACTGAAACTTCTGATGACCTATTAGAAGTTCCTGTTAAATAA
- a CDS encoding Glu/Leu/Phe/Val dehydrogenase dimerization domain-containing protein has translation MPSFERLYKDGHEEVIFFSDPSCNLKAIVAIHNTVLGPALGGTRMWPYESEEEALNDVLRLSRGMTYKNAVAGLNLGGGKAVIIGDPEKDKSEALFRSYGRFMESLNGRYITAEDVNISVDDIEHVFTETNNVAGVAEIHGGSGNPSPWTARGVFRGIEAACMKVYGNRSPKGKVVALQGAGSVGRYLGEYLYNEGAEVYVCDINEKNLELFKEKVPNAKVVGIDEIYDVKMDIYAPCALGATINDDTIDRLQCKIVAGAANNQLAENRHGKILKERGVLYAPDYLINAGGVMNVSIEFEGWSEDKAIRMVDSIYDTTLEVFNISEEQDIPVYQATDILAESRIESIKNIQGKFLGHVGHRFPGRKKR, from the coding sequence ATGCCTAGTTTTGAGAGATTATACAAAGACGGACACGAAGAAGTTATCTTTTTTAGTGATCCAAGTTGTAACCTTAAGGCAATCGTAGCGATTCACAACACGGTACTTGGTCCAGCTTTAGGTGGAACAAGAATGTGGCCATATGAATCAGAAGAAGAAGCACTTAACGATGTACTTAGACTTTCGAGAGGTATGACATATAAAAATGCTGTTGCTGGACTTAACCTTGGTGGTGGTAAAGCGGTTATCATTGGTGATCCAGAAAAAGATAAGTCAGAAGCTTTATTCCGTTCATATGGACGTTTTATGGAGTCTCTAAATGGTCGTTACATTACTGCAGAAGATGTAAATATCAGTGTTGATGATATTGAACACGTATTTACTGAAACTAATAACGTAGCTGGTGTTGCTGAGATCCACGGTGGTTCAGGTAACCCATCTCCATGGACAGCGCGTGGTGTTTTCAGAGGTATCGAAGCAGCATGTATGAAAGTTTACGGAAACCGTTCACCAAAAGGTAAAGTCGTTGCACTTCAGGGTGCTGGTTCAGTTGGACGCTACCTAGGTGAGTACCTATACAATGAAGGTGCAGAAGTTTACGTATGTGACATCAACGAAAAGAACCTTGAGCTATTCAAGGAAAAAGTACCAAATGCAAAAGTTGTTGGAATTGATGAAATCTATGACGTTAAAATGGATATCTATGCTCCATGTGCACTTGGTGCAACAATCAATGACGACACAATCGATCGTCTACAGTGTAAAATCGTAGCTGGTGCTGCAAATAACCAACTTGCAGAAAACCGTCACGGAAAAATTCTTAAGGAAAGAGGTGTTCTATACGCTCCAGATTACCTAATTAATGCTGGTGGTGTTATGAACGTTTCAATTGAATTTGAAGGTTGGTCAGAAGATAAGGCAATCAGAATGGTTGACTCAATCTATGATACAACTCTTGAAGTTTTCAATATTTCTGAAGAACAAGATATTCCAGTTTATCAAGCGACAGATATTCTTGCAGAATCAAGAATTGAATCAATCAAGAATATCCAAGGGAAATTCCTAGGTCACGTAGGTCACCGTTTTCCTGGTAGAAAAAAGCGCTAA
- a CDS encoding NAD(P)/FAD-dependent oxidoreductase, which yields MSNKFQIAVIGGGAAGMMATLRGVLNNDTVVLFPGTPRDKKRSREKWVYKVENMPGTHKYKKGIEEPNKETLEWIQDSEFKDNLTFVKGKGVAEVTKLSDGSFELIDSDGVKYQAEFVVLCTGIMDVQPHFNDSIKPILPFANAQTVDYCLRCDGHHVYDKHTSILGHTSGAVWVAVMLKERYNTPSMSILTNGETPQFDEETQKLIKAYKIEVFTEAIVDVLGERKDGIIKGYKFASGRTLESAFSFVSLGTIVYNELAKAIGAEIDGRGYVLANEKGETNIENFYVAGDLRANKKKQIYTAWDMAVDSLDDINAKIRRKKRAALLTSLGLA from the coding sequence ATGTCTAACAAATTTCAAATTGCAGTAATCGGTGGTGGCGCGGCCGGAATGATGGCCACACTACGTGGTGTTTTAAATAATGATACAGTTGTTCTTTTTCCTGGTACGCCTAGGGACAAGAAGCGCTCTCGTGAAAAATGGGTTTATAAAGTTGAAAATATGCCTGGGACTCATAAGTACAAAAAAGGAATAGAAGAACCAAATAAGGAAACTCTCGAATGGATTCAAGATTCGGAATTCAAGGATAACCTAACTTTCGTTAAGGGCAAAGGTGTTGCTGAGGTAACGAAGCTAAGTGATGGAAGCTTTGAATTAATTGATAGTGATGGTGTAAAGTACCAAGCAGAATTCGTCGTTCTCTGTACAGGTATTATGGATGTTCAGCCACACTTTAATGATAGCATTAAACCAATTCTTCCTTTTGCTAATGCTCAAACAGTTGACTACTGTTTAAGATGTGATGGCCACCATGTTTATGACAAGCACACTTCAATTCTTGGCCATACATCTGGTGCCGTTTGGGTGGCCGTTATGCTTAAGGAACGATACAACACGCCTTCGATGTCAATCCTCACTAATGGTGAAACTCCACAATTTGATGAAGAGACTCAAAAATTAATTAAAGCCTATAAGATCGAAGTGTTCACTGAGGCCATTGTAGACGTTCTTGGAGAGCGTAAGGATGGGATTATCAAGGGTTACAAGTTTGCTAGTGGCAGAACGCTAGAATCAGCATTTTCTTTTGTTTCGCTTGGAACTATCGTTTATAATGAACTTGCCAAGGCCATTGGAGCAGAGATCGATGGTAGAGGCTATGTTCTTGCTAACGAAAAGGGTGAAACGAATATTGAAAACTTTTATGTAGCAGGTGATTTAAGGGCCAATAAGAAGAAGCAGATTTATACGGCCTGGGATATGGCAGTTGATTCACTTGATGATATCAATGCCAAAATTAGAAGAAAGAAAAGGGCGGCATTATTAACTTCACTAGGTTTAGCTTAA
- the nadC gene encoding carboxylating nicotinate-nucleotide diphosphorylase, translating into MNLLVNKALQDSIEIYFKEDDLSRNLNYIQSLPNDEVHCKLKIKDDMILCGLPYFIESFNYLGANLKYEDFKRYEGQKFTKDEMAEIEFKLPFSIALTGERIALNLIQRASSIATYTNKFATLALDSGVKILDTRKTLPGYRALEKYAVVTGGGNNHRFGQSDMWMVKDNHKSFFGGVKEAIDFFKSKNSFYTPIEVEIHDLNELQIALGEGVRHIMLDNFSPEEIKEAVKKKPEGVTFEVSGGVRLNTLESYLIEGVDAISIGALTYDAPAVDLSLKYARG; encoded by the coding sequence ATGAATTTATTGGTAAATAAAGCACTACAGGATTCGATTGAAATTTATTTTAAAGAAGATGATCTAAGTCGTAACTTGAACTATATTCAGTCTCTTCCAAATGATGAAGTACATTGTAAGTTAAAGATTAAAGATGACATGATTCTTTGTGGCCTGCCATACTTTATTGAATCTTTTAATTACCTCGGTGCTAACTTAAAATACGAAGATTTTAAAAGATATGAAGGTCAAAAATTCACTAAAGATGAAATGGCCGAAATTGAGTTTAAGCTTCCTTTTTCAATTGCCCTAACTGGTGAGCGTATTGCTCTTAACTTAATTCAAAGAGCATCATCAATTGCAACATATACAAATAAATTTGCAACACTTGCTCTGGATAGTGGAGTCAAGATTCTTGATACAAGAAAGACTCTTCCTGGCTATCGTGCACTTGAAAAATATGCTGTTGTCACAGGTGGAGGAAATAACCACCGCTTCGGCCAAAGTGATATGTGGATGGTTAAAGATAACCACAAGTCATTTTTTGGTGGTGTAAAAGAAGCAATTGACTTCTTTAAGTCAAAGAATTCTTTTTACACGCCAATTGAAGTTGAGATTCATGACCTTAATGAGTTGCAAATTGCACTTGGTGAAGGTGTAAGGCATATCATGCTCGATAACTTCTCTCCTGAGGAAATTAAAGAAGCAGTAAAAAAGAAACCAGAAGGTGTTACTTTTGAAGTTTCTGGTGGTGTCCGTTTAAACACATTAGAGAGCTACTTAATAGAAGGTGTTGATGCCATTAGTATTGGTGCACTTACTTATGATGCTCCAGCAGTGGACTTATCACTAAAGTACGCAAGAGGGTAG
- a CDS encoding NUDIX domain-containing protein, whose amino-acid sequence MEIAIVIPYSLESDGLVLWGQERREDGPLDGMIEFPGGKIEQDEGIEQAARREFKEEVGFELNKISLFTQLKYDYSDRSVFLYVYVTEYTKEMSLVSQKISFENAQNDVENFNIPAANKIIIMRLVEHFLRESNLNE is encoded by the coding sequence ATGGAAATCGCAATCGTAATCCCATATTCACTTGAAAGTGATGGACTTGTTCTGTGGGGACAAGAAAGAAGAGAAGATGGCCCTCTCGATGGTATGATCGAGTTCCCTGGTGGGAAGATCGAACAGGATGAAGGCATTGAACAGGCTGCACGCCGTGAGTTCAAAGAAGAAGTTGGTTTTGAATTAAATAAAATTAGTCTCTTTACCCAACTTAAGTATGATTATTCTGATCGAAGTGTCTTCTTATATGTCTATGTTACTGAATATACAAAAGAAATGAGCCTTGTCAGTCAAAAGATATCTTTTGAAAACGCCCAAAATGATGTAGAAAACTTTAATATCCCAGCAGCAAATAAAATCATCATCATGCGCTTAGTTGAGCATTTTTTACGAGAGAGTAATTTGAATGAGTAA
- a CDS encoding thiamine pyrophosphate-dependent enzyme: protein MLDKTAKGSTVGSEKSLEKKKEIIKKYNLSKEDLVGMLRNVFVSRKLDDAEITMKKQSTAFFQISGAGHEGILTALAKVLKPAHDWFIPYYRDRALCTGLGVTPYEMLCQANGNIGDTATHGRQMPAHWGNVKLNIVQKSSCTGTQFLQACGVAEAGLALKELKEKHKFDTSKFLVEDAEVVYTSCGDGTIAQGEFWEGLTTACANKLPVLFHVEDNGYAISTITSLQTPGGSISKALDEFPGLKIIECDGNCPIESYKAAEKAAKHIREGKGPVLLHSHVTRPYSHSLSDDQSMYRTKDELEQEKQIDVFNSYPKTLVELGVMSEKEVNDLLEEVTIEVRRAMKEAVDTEWPAPETALDHLYSHDIDPTSSDFETQGTFEGKDDVPMASAINAVLRNEFAKNPLLRMFGEDVADFSDLERLNNPDLKGKGGVFKVSSGVQRAALEGQVFNSPLAEANIIGRAIGMAMRGLKPVVEIQFFDYIWTAYMQLKNEMATTRYRSGGDFKCPMVVRVPIGGYLRGGSIYHSQCGESLFTHVPGIRVVFPSNAADAAGLLRTAIRSDDPVMFLEHKHLYYQGYNRTADPGEEYMIPFGKARIAKQGADATVVAWGALVQKSIDAAKKIEAETGKTVEVIDLRTLAPFDMDAIKKSLEKTNRLLICHEETKTSGFAGEIAACVNEECFEALDAPILRVAAKDSHVAYCPTSEDYILPQVADVYEQLNKLLNY from the coding sequence ATGCTTGATAAAACAGCAAAAGGATCAACTGTGGGTTCTGAAAAATCACTAGAGAAGAAAAAAGAAATTATTAAGAAATACAATCTTTCAAAAGAAGATCTTGTTGGTATGCTTCGCAATGTTTTCGTTTCAAGAAAACTTGATGATGCTGAGATCACGATGAAGAAGCAATCAACTGCATTCTTCCAAATTTCTGGTGCAGGTCACGAAGGTATTCTAACTGCTCTGGCAAAAGTTCTTAAGCCAGCACACGATTGGTTTATTCCATACTATCGTGATAGAGCACTATGTACTGGTCTTGGTGTAACTCCATATGAAATGCTTTGCCAAGCAAATGGTAATATCGGAGACACTGCAACTCACGGCCGCCAGATGCCAGCTCACTGGGGTAACGTAAAACTTAATATCGTTCAAAAGTCTTCATGTACTGGAACTCAGTTCCTACAAGCATGTGGTGTAGCTGAAGCAGGGCTTGCTCTTAAAGAGCTAAAAGAAAAACACAAATTTGATACTTCTAAATTCTTAGTTGAAGATGCAGAAGTTGTTTATACTTCATGTGGTGATGGAACAATCGCTCAAGGTGAATTCTGGGAAGGTTTAACAACTGCTTGTGCAAATAAACTTCCTGTACTTTTCCATGTTGAAGATAATGGTTATGCCATTTCAACAATCACTTCACTTCAAACACCAGGTGGGTCAATCTCAAAAGCTCTAGATGAATTTCCTGGTCTAAAGATTATTGAATGTGATGGTAATTGCCCAATTGAATCTTATAAAGCTGCTGAAAAAGCTGCTAAGCATATTAGAGAAGGGAAGGGACCAGTTCTTCTTCACTCTCATGTAACTCGTCCTTATTCACACTCTCTTTCTGATGATCAATCAATGTATCGTACGAAGGATGAGTTAGAGCAAGAGAAACAAATTGATGTTTTCAACTCTTACCCAAAGACACTTGTTGAGCTTGGTGTAATGAGCGAGAAGGAAGTTAACGATCTTCTTGAAGAAGTAACGATTGAAGTAAGACGTGCAATGAAGGAAGCGGTTGATACAGAATGGCCAGCTCCTGAAACAGCACTTGATCACTTATACTCACATGATATTGATCCAACTTCATCAGACTTTGAAACACAAGGGACTTTCGAAGGGAAAGACGATGTACCAATGGCCTCAGCTATCAACGCTGTTCTTCGTAATGAGTTTGCAAAGAATCCACTACTAAGAATGTTTGGTGAAGACGTTGCAGACTTCTCTGATCTTGAAAGACTTAATAACCCTGACCTAAAAGGTAAGGGTGGTGTATTCAAGGTTTCTTCAGGAGTTCAAAGAGCTGCTCTTGAAGGACAAGTTTTTAACTCACCACTAGCAGAAGCAAATATCATTGGCCGTGCAATTGGTATGGCAATGAGAGGGCTTAAGCCAGTTGTTGAAATTCAATTCTTTGATTATATCTGGACTGCCTATATGCAACTTAAGAATGAGATGGCGACGACTCGCTACCGTTCAGGTGGAGACTTTAAGTGTCCAATGGTTGTTCGTGTTCCAATCGGTGGTTACTTAAGAGGTGGATCGATTTATCACTCTCAATGTGGAGAGTCACTATTTACTCATGTTCCTGGGATTAGAGTTGTCTTCCCATCAAATGCGGCAGACGCTGCAGGTCTTCTAAGAACTGCAATTAGATCAGATGATCCAGTTATGTTCCTAGAGCACAAGCACCTTTACTACCAAGGTTATAACCGTACAGCAGATCCAGGTGAAGAGTATATGATCCCATTTGGTAAAGCTCGTATTGCAAAACAAGGTGCCGATGCAACTGTTGTTGCTTGGGGAGCTCTTGTTCAAAAATCAATTGATGCTGCTAAGAAAATCGAAGCAGAAACAGGTAAGACTGTTGAAGTTATCGACCTTAGAACTCTTGCTCCATTTGATATGGATGCAATTAAGAAGTCACTTGAAAAAACAAATCGTCTTCTTATTTGTCATGAAGAAACTAAGACTTCAGGTTTTGCTGGTGAGATCGCTGCATGTGTTAACGAAGAATGTTTTGAGGCCCTTGATGCTCCAATCCTTCGTGTTGCTGCAAAAGACTCACACGTTGCATATTGCCCAACTTCAGAAGATTATATTCTTCCACAAGTTGCAGATGTATACGAACAACTTAACAAACTTCTAAATTACTAA
- a CDS encoding ComEC/Rec2 family competence protein: MTYKAAMRFNIIFLLAFLLINPFIQRNDNKQYSPPPKLKLPIKTKTSFNKKHDFYFYRSVLTGQKWGLDKELKRKLTHLNLLHLMTPSGLHLSSLFLIFYFLRRRYPRLSNLVELTLCLGFYFFLPGYYSFRRVALIRSFFILNKTRETNYSKMQIFIFFLVTDFFFGTYRYSPLSFYLSTLFLGLIFSIKEYRIYKMYLLFFVAQLFIAHKFTGVIYPATIILSPLLTSIFTLIYPILFFNLFFIEYFNYAQWFISAYTELIKLSYDLAQALGFIHINFLILIGVIIYSQKTRKHALALITIGLVSNFPRDSLAILLSEIGVGL, from the coding sequence ATGACTTATAAAGCCGCAATGCGCTTCAATATTATCTTTCTTCTAGCTTTTTTACTCATTAATCCCTTTATTCAAAGGAATGACAATAAGCAGTATTCACCTCCACCAAAGCTAAAGCTACCTATAAAGACCAAGACAAGCTTTAATAAAAAACATGATTTCTACTTTTATCGTTCAGTTTTAACTGGTCAAAAATGGGGGCTTGATAAGGAGCTTAAAAGAAAACTTACTCACTTAAACCTTCTTCACCTAATGACTCCATCAGGACTACACTTAAGCTCACTCTTTCTTATCTTCTATTTCTTAAGAAGAAGATATCCAAGACTTTCAAACCTAGTTGAGCTCACTCTATGCTTAGGGTTTTACTTCTTTCTCCCAGGTTATTATTCATTTAGGCGAGTGGCCCTCATTCGAAGTTTTTTTATTTTAAACAAAACAAGAGAGACTAATTACTCTAAAATGCAAATTTTTATCTTTTTTCTAGTAACAGACTTCTTCTTTGGAACCTATCGCTACTCACCCCTATCATTTTATTTGAGTACTTTATTTCTTGGTTTAATTTTTTCAATAAAAGAATATCGAATCTACAAGATGTACCTTCTCTTCTTTGTTGCTCAACTTTTTATTGCACATAAGTTTACGGGGGTTATATATCCAGCAACAATCATTCTTTCTCCACTGTTGACGAGTATCTTCACCCTCATCTATCCCATACTATTCTTTAATCTCTTCTTTATTGAATATTTTAATTACGCTCAATGGTTTATCTCAGCTTATACGGAACTTATAAAACTTAGTTACGATTTAGCACAAGCACTGGGTTTTATTCATATAAACTTTCTTATATTGATTGGTGTGATTATTTATTCACAAAAAACCAGAAAGCATGCTTTAGCACTAATAACAATAGGTCTAGTGAGTAATTTCCCAAGAGATAGTCTGGCGATTCTTTTGAGCGAGATAGGCGTTGGCCTGTGA
- the ung gene encoding uracil-DNA glycosylase → MINYLNDKSWLSHLENEFQKDYMVALAEFLDSEEGEVYPSKDKFFQALNLTPLDKVKVVILGQDPYHGEGQAHGLSFSVKKGVKIPPSLRNIYKELNEDLGIEIPEHGFLEDWAKEGVLLLNNCLSVRKAQAGSHQKKGWEKFTAKIIDIVNEHCENVVFILWGSPAQKKGKNIDESKHLVIKSVHPSPLSSYRGFFGSKPFSQANAYLAQKNRQTISWEITH, encoded by the coding sequence ATGATTAATTACTTAAATGATAAGAGTTGGCTTTCTCACTTAGAAAACGAATTCCAAAAAGATTATATGGTAGCGCTTGCTGAGTTTTTAGATTCAGAAGAGGGAGAGGTTTATCCGTCAAAAGATAAATTCTTTCAAGCCTTAAACCTTACTCCACTTGATAAGGTGAAAGTTGTGATCCTCGGGCAAGACCCATATCACGGCGAAGGACAGGCCCACGGACTAAGTTTCTCTGTAAAGAAGGGAGTTAAGATCCCTCCTTCTCTTAGAAATATCTATAAAGAATTAAATGAAGATCTCGGAATTGAAATTCCAGAGCATGGTTTCTTAGAAGATTGGGCAAAGGAAGGAGTTCTTCTTTTAAATAATTGTCTAAGTGTTAGAAAGGCCCAAGCTGGCTCTCATCAGAAGAAAGGATGGGAGAAATTTACGGCCAAGATTATTGATATCGTAAATGAACATTGTGAAAATGTTGTTTTTATTCTTTGGGGCTCACCTGCTCAAAAAAAGGGAAAGAATATTGATGAATCAAAGCATTTAGTGATTAAGTCTGTTCACCCATCACCGCTATCAAGTTATCGCGGCTTCTTTGGTTCAAAACCTTTCTCACAGGCCAACGCCTATCTCGCTCAAAAGAATCGCCAGACTATCTCTTGGGAAATTACTCACTAG